The Primulina tabacum isolate GXHZ01 chromosome 10, ASM2559414v2, whole genome shotgun sequence region TATGGTTAATATATTCGAATTAAGTAAATTACTTTGCTGTCACATTCCAGTGACTAAACTATGGAGTTTGAACACTTCTCTGAAGGTTTACATCAAAACTCATAAACATCACACCACAGTTTCGGCGATATTGCTGACTCGAGTGAGTTTTTATTACCCTAGAAAACAAATTCAAGGGGTCTGGATAGAAAAGGCTGGACAAAGCCGCTctctggaaattttttttttttttttttttggttttgtcCTTGGATGTGGTACGCATTCGTAATTTACATTTTACTTCAAAACCCTTGCTTTGTACTTCAGTAATTCTTTCAAGTAAATATATGttcattttgaaatatcttccGATTGACTGTTTCCTAGCATTCTCGCTGAGTATTGTGGCTGTATGGCCTCTACTTACAGTTTATATGTCTATTGTTATCTTGAATCACACTATTTCCGGTTTTGTGTTTTTTAAGCATGGAGCTGATCTAGTGAAATGAGTGAAACAATGTACTTTCTTAATTAACTAAATGATTTCTATAGATGGGAGCTCTGTTGAACAACATTGATGGGCTACCTGACTTGACGGAGAAAAGGTAATATTTGTTTTCTTCACTACAATATTTCTTACCAAAAAGAATATCTTGTATGAAGTGAATAAATGTTGAGCATTGGCAGGTTCCCGATTGACGATCTTCATAGATTGGAAAAGCCTGGACCCGAAAACAAAGATGCATCCGACACagaggatgatgatgaagatgATGATGCTGATGAGCCGGATGACGATGATGCTGGTGACGAAGATTTCTCGGCTGGCGAAGAAGGTGGAGATGATGAGGAAGGGGATCCAGAAGACGAACCGGAAGCCAATGGTAACGGAGGCAGTGGTGATGAGGAGGAGGATGATGACGACGATGGGGATGATGATGAGGACGGCGATGAGGATGAGGGAGATGAGGAAGAGGAGGAAGAGGAGGATCAACCACCAGCCAAGAAGAGGAAGTGAAGTAGCTGCAGATGATGTTTATTTAGTTCCTTTTTTCTTGGTTGGCTGTGTTTACGAGAATGAGGATAATTTAGCTCTGTTTGTTATAATCGAGTAGGAAATTGATCGTACTTGTTTGGGTTAAACTATGTTTTGTTATTTGATAGAATTTCATCTGCTCCCATTTGTGGAGAGATGAGAATTCTGGATCTTATGTTAGTTGTATGATTTATTAATGCCATATTTGTGTTTAGAATAGTAAGTTGCCTGTTTGAAATTACTTGGTCGCTAGTTCATTTCCATGGATTGTAGCCAGCACGTGGTGACTCGGGTACAAGttctataatttatttttccggATTCTTCAGTCGTTTTCGATGAGGGTTATGAATCGACAACGATGTTTCTTAACAAGGCATGGGATTGTGTATCATTCTGAGATTGAAGTTGGTCAAATATGTCATCCTTCCTGGAAAGTTCCACACTATTTATTGCCACTCGGAGATAGCCTTTTCGGAAGTCATAAACCAGGAGGTAGGAGGAAAGAAAATCAAATATATGTATAATTTGTTTCGATAATACACATTTTACCTTCATTCGCCATCTGATTTTGTCCCACCCCATACCCATTACACATTCTTGATCCACCATGAACATGAGTAGTAGATTAGATAGCAAAGTCCTGATGCAAAGCTGCCTAAATTTTCTTGTTATTCCATGATTACTTGTGAGTATCTCTCTCTTTCTGTTTTGAGACTATAGTAATAGCGACTTGGTTCGTTCATATGCCGGCATGTTTTTAGTTCATAAGACAAAATTATACATTACTGTTGATACCCCGGAAAAGCCTGGGTCATCCATGATCCGGGACAATAAATAGATAGCCTGGATCATGGTAAGTTTGCAGAAAGAGCTCATAAGTAGCCGGGCAGGTGAGTGCGTGAGATGTCATTACCCAGGCAACCAGAAGCCCGAGCTCTCAGATGAATTCCCGGGTTATGGCTCTCTACCCGGGATGCCTCGGTAATAGTACCGCACTCGAGTGCGAGAGTAGGTGATATCTTATCTCGATAAGCGTGCCTGACAGAATCATACTGATTTGACATGATGAAAAAGACAGATCGACATGACATTAACTTGATATTAGATGGTTATAACTTATAGGTGGTAAGTAGACACCGAAAACAAGGCCATCATTATCTTCTTTCCTATAAATTCACTCACACATGTATCATTTTCCACCTGCTTACTTAATCATCGGAGTAGTCACGCCGGACACTTCTCTGACGCCTATTCACGTGTTTGTCTTCCTATTTTCAGGACATCATTGCAGTCCTACTCCAGAGAGATACTCTCAATTTGAGATATATCTTGCGGCTAACTTTTCTCTCGTCAACTTCTTATCAGATTCGATAGATTGTCCGACCCAAATCGCCCCATTCACGTGGATCATATCAATTACGTACAAAACAACTACTTATTTATTAACTTCGTTGTCCTCATTTTGTCATCGTATACGATGGTTTCCCCATCAACCTCTTTCTCACACTTTCATTTCCCTGGTATTCTTCTTTCTTCTCATGTTTCTATTTCAATTgaaattctaaaatcacttaTAATTTATGTGACCTTTTAGGTATCATATCATTGATATAGAAACGAAtggaaaaaattaaaacttatgGCACTTTAAAAACGACAAGTATTTTGTAAATGAAAAAAACTTAAAGTACGTGttttgataaaattttataaaacatttttgaaatattttttttaaagtgtaTTCCAAGTATACTTTTTAAATAACAATTAagattgtgttttttttttagaatggaaaaacacatattaaacaagaattaaaagaaatttaaataattgtccGAATATCTTCTTGATTATTCTTAACTATAAaatcttttttttcaaatagtTGCCGAAACATCTTTGCAACTCTAAAAAAAAACGTTTTCAtagaataattattaaaacacatatttatttttaaaacaacggtcccacgaatctttatctgtgagacgggtcaaccctaccaatattcacaataaaaaagtaatactcttagcataaaaagtaatattttttcatggatgacccaaataagagatccgtctcacaaaatatgatccgtgagatcgtctcacacaagcttttgcaaatatattttataattttttttggttaaaaaccacttttataaaatattttacaagtATTTGTCCAAACGAAGTAGACAACAAGAAATTTTGTTTACATTTAACTTTATAAGTTATTGGGTACTATAATATCTGTTAGTAGATATAAGATCGTAGCATCAGTCGATCTAATTAAAAGTCAGTGTCTAAGCCGActtattttatgtaaaataaTTCGATATGTAGTACAAGTACATTGCatgttatctttttttttttaatgaaaatcaTTTCATTAAATAACCTTTAAGCAGGGCCGGCCTATTTATGAGGTGCTTTTTTATGAGGTCAAGAAGGCCATCGTCTCAGGGCACGATCTTTGAGAGAGtccaacatatatatattttgagttGATAACTTATTGAAATAATTTGTTTAGcacaatattaaataaaaaaagagtaatttgattattttttgtttataattgATCAAACTAGATTTTTTCTTCAAGTTCGGTttgaacaatttaaataatatcaagAGACTTTGGGATATTATTTGAATTTGGAGAAGTTAACGAGTTAGTCTTTAATTAACTTGTTGAAGTATTGTATAGAACTTCAACATTTTTTTAAGATGCTACAGTGTTTGGCAAAACTGAATGATTTATTCTCAAATACTTATATTACCTATAAGATTTTCTTAACTATCCTAGTAACAGTTGCATAAGTAGAAAGAAGTTTATTGAAGTTGAAGTTAATAAACATTTATCTACGATCAATAATATCACAAAATAGACAAATGAGCTAGATATGTTATTAAATTGACAAAGAAATTATCTTAAAACTGgattatacaaatttgatatatatattttcctcTAAAATGACtatacaattattatttatgtaattatttcaaatattta contains the following coding sequences:
- the LOC142505686 gene encoding uncharacterized protein LOC142505686 yields the protein MEVVSSDVVCRFAEAAALQTILAAQKSLACFLLLMGALLNNIDGLPDLTEKRFPIDDLHRLEKPGPENKDASDTEDDDEDDDADEPDDDDAGDEDFSAGEEGGDDEEGDPEDEPEANGNGGSGDEEEDDDDDGDDDEDGDEDEGDEEEEEEEDQPPAKKRK